The genomic region AGCGCGTGCTCAACTGAAGGCATATTTTGAGCGTAAGACAACTTCTTTTAATTTACCAATTGATCCTCCCGGCACCGTTTTTCAAAGATTAGTTTGGGAAGAAGTGATGAAGGTGCCTTTTGGCCAGACTATGAATTATGCAAGGCTCGCCATCCGTTGCGGAGATGAGAAGAAGACGCGTGCGGTTGCTGCGGCCAATGCCGCAAATCCAATGGCCATCATCATCCCCTGTCACCGCATTGTAGGGAACAGTGGGCAACTGACAGGCTATGCCTGGGGCCTCGATCGCAAGGAATGGTTGCTTCACCTCGAACAACATCAAACACAGTATAGTTTATTCTGATTTCCATGTATAATCGAATGATGTTTAATTCTGCTCTCGTGAAAGCGATTGCTCGCTATTGTTTATTTTTGCTCGAAATTGTTAAAGATGGCAGATGAAATAGATTTAGCATCCAAAGTTGTAAACCGTATGTTCGACCATGATTGGTTCAGTCAGTGGTTGGGTATCGAAAGAGTATTAGTTGCACCGGGAAAATGTGTGCTCAAGATGACCATCAGGAAAGAAATGCTCAATGGTTTTTCAATCGCTCATGGTGGAATTACTTTTTCATTGGCCGATAGTGCATTGGCATTTGCTGCTAATTCTCATGGACAACGAAGTGTTTCTGTTGAAACTTCCATCTCTCACACGGAACCTTTGATGGAAAATGATGAGATTATTGCAACAGCCATTGAAATGAACAGATCAAATAAAATTGGTATCTATCAGGTGACTGTATCGAATCAACATGGCCGTACTGTTGCTTTGTTTAAAGGAACAGTGTACAGAACTTCAAAAGATTGGTTTCCTTCAGGGGAATAAAAGAGATCATTATAAAGTCAGACTATTTCAATTAATCAGATAACATCGAATAAAAATGAATGCATATATTGTATCGGGGGTAAGAACAGCCATAGGAAATTTTGCAGGAACATTAGCTGCTGTGCGTGCGGATGATTTAGCAGCACATGTGTTAAAATCTTTATTGGAGAAAAATAACAGTCTCGATCCCAAATGCATCGATGATGTTATTATGGGCTGTGCAAATCAAGCTGGAGAAGACAATAGAAATGTGGCTAGAATGTCTCTGTTGCTCGCAGGTTATCCGGTAAGTGTTCCCGGTGAAACGGTCAACAGACTTTGTGCTTCCGGCTTATCTGCTGTTGCCTCTGCTGCCCGTATGATAAAATCTGCAGAAGCTGATATTGTCATTGCAGGAGGTGTAGAGAATATGACCCGTGGTCCATGGGTCATGTCAAAAACAAGTACGCCTTATGGTCGTGATGCGCAGTTGTTCGATTCGAGTTTTGGCTGGCGTTTTGTGAACCCGCTGATGAAGGAGATGTATGGTGTGGAATCAATGGGTGATACGGCAGAGAATGTCGCAGTCAGAGATCATGTTAGTCGGGAAGATCAGGATAAGTTCGCACTTCGTTCACAAGAGAAGGCGAATAATGCGCAATCTTCCGGTCGTCTCGCTCAGGAAATTGTACCCCTTTTAATACCTGCTAAGAAAGGAGATGCAATACTGTTTTCTTCTGACGAATTTATTAAACCGGCCACTACATTAGAGGGCTTGTCAAAACTTAAACCTGCTTTTCGTAAAGACGGTACCGTTACAGCCGGAAATGCATCCGGATTGAATGATGGAGCAGCAGCGATTTTACTTGCATCTGAAAAGGGCTTAAAATCCCATGGACTTACTCCGCTCGCAAGAGTGGTTTCCGCAGCAGCCATCGGTGTTACTCCCGGGATCATGGGTATTGGTCCTGTTGAAGCGGCTAATAAAGCCTTGAAGTTAGCCGGTATGAGCTGGAATCAGATCGATATTATTGAATTGAACGAAGCGTTTGCTGCACAAAGTCTGGCTTGCATCAGAGCATGGGGATTTGGTGATGATGATGAAAGAATAAATCCGAATGGTGGCGCCATTGCTATTGGTCACCCCTTAGGAATGAGTGGTGCCCGTATTTTAAATTCTGCAGCAATTGAATTGAAATTAAAAGGAAAAAAATTCGCGATGGTTTCCATGTGTGTTGGAGTAGGACAGGGCTATGCCGTAATCATTGAGTCCTGCTAAAAAATATTAATTTTCTATTTCTTTTTTAACAGAAACTATCGGAAGAGAAAAGGAAAAAACCGATCCTTCTCCGGGTTTACTCTTCACCCAAATTCTTCCATGATGAGCTTCCACTATTTTCTTTACAATATTCAATCCTAAACCGGTACTTCCTTCTCCCGCAGTGCTTCGTACACTGGTTTTACTGAATGCTGAAAATAATACTTTATGTTCTGATTCCGGAATTCCTTGTCCCTGATCAATGATGTGAATGGTGATTTCCTCAGAGGATCCTTCTGCAGTAAGTTCTATTGCAGTAGATGGATGAGAGTATTTAATCGCATTTGAAACTAAGTTGTTTAGCACCTGTAGAATCTGTCCTTTGTCAGCATAGGGCTTGCCGGTCGAATCAGCAATACTATAAGAGAGATGAATTTTCTTTTTATCTGCAGGTAGTTTGTTGCAACTAATACATTCCTGGAAAAGATCATGTACTGAAATGGGAGCTAAATCAAGTGTGGTGACTCCGGATTCTATTTTTGAAACATCAAGAATATTGTTGAGCATCTCCAGCATTCGTCGTGATGTACTCATTATAACTTCCAGATAGTTTTTATACTCATCCGGAAAGTTATGGCCGATGTCTTGTGAAATTAAACTACTTAATGTGATGATATTTCCCAACGGATTTCTAAGATCGTGTGAAGCCATACCAAGGAAGAAATTCTTTTCTTCGTTTAACTTTAGTAGTTCATTATTCTTCTGCTCAATCTCTTTTTGTTGTGCGAAGAACTGAAGCAAGGTATTTACTTTTGATCGCGTAATGTCTGTATCCAATGGTTTAAACAAGTAGTCCATGGCGCCTTCATCTAATCCCTGTAGCATGTATTTCTTCTCCTTGCTGATAGCCGTAACAAATACGATAGGAATCTTTTTAGTACGTTTGGTTGACTTCAGCATATTGGCCACCTCAAAGCCGTCCATTTCCGGCATCTGTACATCCAATAGTATTAATGATAGATCTTCCTGGAATGCAATTTTTAGCGCTTCATCACCTGAATTCGCCTTGAAAATTATCCGGTCGTCTTCCATGAGCATACTTTCCAGGGAATATAAATTCTCCGGTCGATCATCCACTAAAAGTATTTTATGCTTCATTTAATAATTTGCTTTGGAATTGTTTTTACGTAATAACGTTTGTTTTGTTAGTTATTTCGCTAGGAATGGCACATCAGAACTGATAAATATTGTGTGAGATATCTGTCTTTTTTAACCCATATTCCTTTTCGAATTGCCCCGGTGATTCACAATTTGATAGTCCCAGATAACCGGTTGGATGAAGGGAGTCAAGTAATGTTTTAAGCAAAAAAATTTGGTAAGATTGCTTGTAATATATCAGGACATTTCGACAAATAATTAAGTCGAATTTTTGAAAAGGGGGATTTCGACCCAGTTCATGTTGTGCGAATTTGATTTTAGAAAGGATACGTTCTTTTAAGATGGCATTATTATCATTGAGGTGAAAATGATGAATTATATGTCCTTGTCCACCTGCAAGCATATAGTCTTTTACGCCACATTTTACTTCCCCGATATCGATTATTCCTTTCGCAGCGGATCTTAATGCAGAAGTGTTTACATCAGTGGCGTAGATTTTACATTTTTCCAGGAGATTGTGTTCTTCCAAAAGTATCGCTAATGAATACGCTTCATGTCCTTGCGCACAGCCTGCATGCCATATTCTTATCGTTCCCTCGTTTTCAATTTTTGCTTTATAAATTGGAGAAGGGGAATAAAGAAAGTCGGTTCACGGAAAAGCTTTGTATAGCTAATGTGAAATTCGTTCTTGAAAATGGATGCGATGCTGGGATTATTTAAAATCAGGTCAATCAGTTCTTGAGTTTTAGTAATTCCATTTCTTGCTTTGAAGCGATCAAGCCTTCGTTCAAAGTAAAGCGAATGATAGGCTTCTAGTTGAAATCCGTAGAATTTACTGGTAAACTCTTGAATTTCATTGTTCGGACTGCGTGTTTCGAAGGAGTGGTTCATTGGAAAAAATTGCTGATGATAGTGATGAGTGAATTTCCTTCGATAGGTTTCGTGATATGTTCATCCATGCCACAGGATAAACTATGCTCACGATCTCCTTTCATTGCCTTGGCTGTTACAGCTATTATCGGAATGCCGGATAAGTGCTCTATTCTACGGATGCTTTTCGTTGCTTCATAACCATTCATTCCCGGCATCATGATGTCCATGAGAACCAGGTCCGTGTTAGGGTTGTTTTTGAGGTATTTCACTGCAGATGCACCATCATTTTCGGTATGTATTTCCATGCCATATAATTCAAGCATAGAGGATAATGCATAGATGTTTCTCGCATCATCATCGACTACCAATACTTTTTTTCCGTTAAGAATTTTCTTTTTGTCAGGGAGTTTTCCGAAAAATTGACTTCTGTTTTTTTGTTCCTGTACAGATTGAAGGAAGAGGGTGGTTTCTTCCAGCAAGGATTCAATATGATCGGTGTTCTTATTGATATATGAACTGGCGTAATCTTTTAGGAATAATTTTTCCTTGTCATTTAGTTCTCTGGAGCTGTATACAATAACAGGAATAGCTGAAAATTCAGGTGCTTCTTTAAACTGCTTTAAGAGTGCCATGCCATCTGAATCGGGAAGGTTTAAGTCGAGTATTATGCAATCAAAGGATTCATGAATAAGTTTGGATATGCCATCCATGCCCGTTTCCGCTATCTCGCAGGTTATGCCTTGTCTTTTAAGCATTTGTTTTACGACCATACTTTGCTCAGGAGAGTCTTCAATGACCAAAACCTTATGGTTATTGCCTATAGTGTTTTTCAGATTTCTAAATATACTCGTAAGTTGAGAAGTAGATGCCGGCTTTTCAAACCAGGATACAAATGGAAGGACGGTTGGACTATCAGATGCTTTTGCACTGCTGACTACATGTATAGGGATTTGAGCTATATCTCTTTTCCGACCTGATTCTTTTTATAAGGTTCCAGCCATTTATTCCGGGAAGGTTCATGTCCAGCAATACTGCATCCGGCTTACTCTCTTTTATACGAAGGTATCCGGTGTCACCTCTATGGCAAATTTCAGTCTTGAATCCTTCTCTTAGTGCCATTTTTTCAAGGATTTTGGCAAAGGTTTCGTCATCTTCTATAATTAACAGTCGACGTTCATTGGTAGGACCCTGTTTTGTATTAGTTTGTCCTATAGGAATTTCTACAATAAATGTACTACCTTCTCCTTCCTTACTGATAACGGCAATTTTTCCGGAAAGCAGATGTGTAAGTTCTTTGGAGATACTCAGACCCAATCCGGTTCCTCCAAACCTCCGGCTGATACTGCCATCCACTTGCTTGAATGATTCAAAAATTAGTTTTTGTTTATCTTCAGGGATACCAATGCCATCGTCTTTTACTTCAAATCTGATGAGGCCAGACTCTTGTTCTGAGATTGTTAAACTTACATTTCCCTCCGATGAGGTAAATTTAATGGCATTAGATAAAAGGTTTTTTAATATTTGTGATAAACGCATTTCATCCGTAAAAATGGTGGGTGTGGATGTGATGTTGTTTTGCAAACTGAAATGAATATTCTTACTTTTAGCAGTGGGCTGTATGCTATTCCAGATATCTTTACAGAACGGACTTATTTCAAACTCGGCCTTTTCGATTTCAATTTTCCCGGCTTCAATTTTTGATAAATCAAGAATGTCATTGATGAGATTTAAGAGATCAGTTCCTGATTTATGAACAACATGAGCAAATTCAATCTGCTTACGATTCAAATTAGAATCTTTGTTTTCTGCCAATAATCGTGAAAGTATGATGATGCTATTTAATGGCGTTCGTAATTCATGGCTCATGTTGGCAAGAAACTCAGACTTGTATTTACTAACCTGCTCCAATAATTCCGCCTTTTGACTTATGGCTTTTCTCGCTTCTTCCAGTTCTTTGTTTTGTAACACGATGGCTGAATTGTTTTGCTCCAGCTTTCTTGCTTTTATGTTTAATTCCTTATTGCTTTCTTCAAGTTCTGATTTCTTTTTTTGGAGATGCTGCTTTGATATTTGGATTTCCCAGCTTTGCTTATTTAGTTTGCGAATGGATGCTTGAAGTTCTGTGTCCCGGTCAGTTAGTTCTTTATTAAGTTTCTGAGCATGGGTAAGGAGAAGTTGAAGTTACTCTTCAGACCTTTTCCTGTCTGTAATATCAAGGGCAATAAATATATGTCCGGTAATGCAATTGTTATCGTCATAAACCGGCGATGAACTGATATAACTCCAGAACGGTTCCTTGTTCTTTTTGTATAAAATGGTTTCAATGGTTGAGGATCGCCCCGATGCGAGATCTTTTAATAAGTCATTAACGCCTGTTGTATCTGTTAGTGGACCGCAAAGTGAGTTTAAAACGGGTTGTTTCATTATTTCACCTGCCGTGAATTTGGTTATTTCTTTGAAAAAGGGGTTTGTCCAGGTTACTTTGAATTCATTGTCTGTAATTAATATACTATGTTTAATTGTGTTTGCTACAGTAGATAATTTTTGCTTTTCTTCAAGATTTCTTTTTAATAAGAGTTCATTATTAACCCTTGAAGTAATGTCTTTTAAGGTCATTACAGCTCCGCAAATAATTGAGTTTACTTTGACCGGATTTATCTTTAGTTCAAAATAAAGTGTTCTTCCATTATCGGTAAATTGGGTTTCAGTAGACATGATTGATCCGTTAAAAGCATCTTTGAAATGATTTTTCCACACCTCTTGATTTTTGGTTTGTCGAAGTATTCTCCCTGGATATGTTGGTTAAAGAAGGGTGTAGTTTTATGTCAACATTAAATATAGTTAACATGAATGCTGAAAATGATTCATTATACTGTCTTACATTGAAATCGAGGTCAAATTGACAAATGGGATCACCTATGTTTTCAATAAGTGACTTTAGACTTGCTTTCTGACTTTTTATAAGTAGCGTGGAGTTGTGATATAGTTTCAGGTAATAGTAAATACAGTATAAGGTGATAGTGATACTAATTGCAGCACAAAAAATGTAGTTACGCTTAATTAAATGTTCAGGTATTGGTAGTGAAGAGATGATAGTAGTATGAAAGGTCAAGGAAGAAAGGAAAAGTACAACAGGTAGAGCTGCCACCGCAATTAATAAGTGCTTTTCTTTTTCAGTGAATAGAAAAAATGTTCCGGCAGCAATAGGAAAGAAAAACAAAAATATACCTGAATCATTTCCGGCTCTAAGATTTGATAGATAAACAAATGCGTTGATAGAGATCAAAAAAACATTTCGTGAAGTATTGTATTGTCCGGTGTTGAATAAATACAAACAGAATATGTATGTAGCTGTTATTGGTAAATTATTGTACACTATTTCATTCAGCCCATTGATAGCTTGCAGAACTATAAATACAATCGAAATAAGGATAGAGGCCAGAATGACCCGGTGCAACGTGGATAGCCTCCTGTTTTCAATTTCCTGAATGGGTTCACTGAATTTTGGATATATTATTTTTCGAAGCAAAGGGTGCATATTTTCGTATTTTGAACAGGTTGACTATTCTATACGTTTGCCCTCCGGTACTGGTTTGTTAATAGTTAATGGCGACATGTAAGTTTTTATGTTTTTTTAACAGTTTTCAGACTTTGAAATATTGACAAAATAGGAATTGCATTTCTTGCATATTTTATTTGCCTGATCAGCTACGATTGACAGGTGTATTAATTTATGTAATGTATTGAAAAACAATAATATTAACAACTTTTTATTTCTTTTGTTCCCATACTGGTTTTTGTAGAGATGAGCTGATGAACAGTTGAAACCAAATGTGATTTGTAAGAAAAGAATAAAAGTCTCCGTATTTAATCAAAGTAAGGAATGAAAAATTCTAGTGACACCTGCGTTCGGCTTAAATTCCTTGATTTTCGTTGGAAATTGATGTTTAGAACAGATGTGTTACCGAAAAAAAATGGCAACATAGCTTAGAATGGATAACCAATGCCAAAGTTAAAAGTTATATCACTCAATTCATTTGCATCCAAGACCCATCGTTCACATTGTGCTAATGCAGGGTCTTTTATTTTAATTGCTCCATCCATCCTTAGTATAAAAAAAGTAAAGTCAAAACGGATACCTAAACCTGAGCCTAATGCAATTTGATCAGCGAAGGTGTCGAATTTAAATTTCCCATCTTCACTCGTGGAGATTTTATTGATGATCCATATGTTTCCGGCATCAAGAAATGCTGCCCCTTTGAGCTTTCTGTAAATATCAAAACGATATTCAAAGTTGCCGGTTAATTTCAAATCTCCAAATCGCTCAAAAAAGTCTTCTTTGTCGTTGGTTCCGGGTCCAAGTTGTCGGGTGCGCCATGCGCGAATATCGTTCGGGCCTCCGGCAAAAAAACTTTTTTCAAAGGGTAATTGTAAGGAGTTTCCGTACGAGACACCCAATCCAACAGCAATTCTAAATACAGCCAGTGCATTGGAAATACTGATTGGACTATATAATCGAATATCAAAATCAGGTCTTATGTATTGAGCAAACCGGACATTTAAAAAGGTGGCAGGGGATGATTTGGAAATACTTTCATTGTTTATTTTTTTTGCCAGATAAATACTGTTTCCGGCAAATTCAAGATTGGCACGAAAGAAGAAATATTTTCGCTTTATTTTTAAATCCTGATTGTT from Bacteroidota bacterium harbors:
- the pcaF gene encoding 3-oxoadipyl-CoA thiolase — its product is MNAYIVSGVRTAIGNFAGTLAAVRADDLAAHVLKSLLEKNNSLDPKCIDDVIMGCANQAGEDNRNVARMSLLLAGYPVSVPGETVNRLCASGLSAVASAARMIKSAEADIVIAGGVENMTRGPWVMSKTSTPYGRDAQLFDSSFGWRFVNPLMKEMYGVESMGDTAENVAVRDHVSREDQDKFALRSQEKANNAQSSGRLAQEIVPLLIPAKKGDAILFSSDEFIKPATTLEGLSKLKPAFRKDGTVTAGNASGLNDGAAAILLASEKGLKSHGLTPLARVVSAAAIGVTPGIMGIGPVEAANKALKLAGMSWNQIDIIELNEAFAAQSLACIRAWGFGDDDERINPNGGAIAIGHPLGMSGARILNSAAIELKLKGKKFAMVSMCVGVGQGYAVIIESC
- a CDS encoding PAS domain-containing protein — encoded protein: MSTETQFTDNGRTLYFELKINPVKVNSIICGAVMTLKDITSRVNNELLLKRNLEEKQKLSTVANTIKHSILITDNEFKVTWTNPFFKEITKFTAGEIMKQPVLNSLCGPLTDTTGVNDLLKDLASGRSSTIETILYKKNKEPFWSYISSSPVYDDNNCITGHIFIALDITDRKRSEE
- a CDS encoding response regulator; its protein translation is MVIEDSPEQSMVVKQMLKRQGITCEIAETGMDGISKLIHESFDCIILDLNLPDSDGMALLKQFKEAPEFSAIPVIVYSSRELNDKEKLFLKDYASSYINKNTDHIESLLEETTLFLQSVQEQKNRSQFFGKLPDKKKILNGKKVLVVDDDARNIYALSSMLELYGMEIHTENDGASAVKYLKNNPNTDLVLMDIMMPGMNGYEATKSIRRIEHLSGIPIIAVTAKAMKGDREHSLSCGMDEHITKPIEGNSLITIISNFFQ
- a CDS encoding methylated-DNA--[protein]-cysteine S-methyltransferase, translating into MYRTTLQTPIGGLNIETTNWSVIAVYFSNQPYEENTDHPLLNEARAQLKAYFERKTTSFNLPIDPPGTVFQRLVWEEVMKVPFGQTMNYARLAIRCGDEKKTRAVAAANAANPMAIIIPCHRIVGNSGQLTGYAWGLDRKEWLLHLEQHQTQYSLF
- a CDS encoding hybrid sensor histidine kinase/response regulator, which translates into the protein MKHKILLVDDRPENLYSLESMLMEDDRIIFKANSGDEALKIAFQEDLSLILLDVQMPEMDGFEVANMLKSTKRTKKIPIVFVTAISKEKKYMLQGLDEGAMDYLFKPLDTDITRSKVNTLLQFFAQQKEIEQKNNELLKLNEEKNFFLGMASHDLRNPLGNIITLSSLISQDIGHNFPDEYKNYLEVIMSTSRRMLEMLNNILDVSKIESGVTTLDLAPISVHDLFQECISCNKLPADKKKIHLSYSIADSTGKPYADKGQILQVLNNLVSNAIKYSHPSTAIELTAEGSSEEITIHIIDQGQGIPESEHKVLFSAFSKTSVRSTAGEGSTGLGLNIVKKIVEAHHGRIWVKSKPGEGSVFSFSLPIVSVKKEIEN
- a CDS encoding hotdog fold thioesterase, which codes for MADEIDLASKVVNRMFDHDWFSQWLGIERVLVAPGKCVLKMTIRKEMLNGFSIAHGGITFSLADSALAFAANSHGQRSVSVETSISHTEPLMENDEIIATAIEMNRSNKIGIYQVTVSNQHGRTVALFKGTVYRTSKDWFPSGE
- a CDS encoding response regulator, with product MLQNKELEEARKAISQKAELLEQVSKYKSEFLANMSHELRTPLNSIIILSRLLAENKDSNLNRKQIEFAHVVHKSGTDLLNLINDILDLSKIEAGKIEIEKAEFEISPFCKDIWNSIQPTAKSKNIHFSLQNNITSTPTIFTDEMRLSQILKNLLSNAIKFTSSEGNVSLTISEQESGLIRFEVKDDGIGIPEDKQKLIFESFKQVDGSISRRFGGTGLGLSISKELTHLLSGKIAVISKEGEGSTFIVEIPIGQTNTKQGPTNERRLLIIEDDETFAKILEKMALREGFKTEICHRGDTGYLRIKESKPDAVLLDMNLPGINGWNLIKRIRSEKRYSSNPYTCSQQCKSI